One segment of Pempheris klunzingeri isolate RE-2024b chromosome 20, fPemKlu1.hap1, whole genome shotgun sequence DNA contains the following:
- the ccdc57 gene encoding coiled-coil domain-containing protein 57, translating to MQSDGDSGLGDLEVQLANKEREWKELQAARVHQLESSLKKAQEECSTLSERYQQLREDFQFNLAALDERDQELERYDVITARAVTVEHNRQEELNQLRTQVTQLEEQRARESEERQKELHKSRHNAAQLDKLKCSMADETEAYERIKWDLQCRIQELEGELTLQRQEMTAAFDAELRQQEHNFNLKMDEMRAVVLSRDLKVKLLSKETDVHCQAQLQATEALKASKEFCQQILTQLQHTDQETKDLSAVKDYRIKELEHELEWMETKLKEEEDAHFKKYEDVVQALRRGDMQLEAQCQAHTEQLQRAEKHIVKLQENMEALAAQAHHVQGAQQKAMQHKDETIQRLCTEVETTRTGWDKYMSQASSEMVLKDREMIALQERETKLRNERDRSREEMEGYKQQLSAGLKRERALEQMRVQVELEWQRRCEDVKAEYYLANEQLIQDLTQARDQARAELKEKERELQDLTVLLRSVTVERDRAVQGLTPKVDPLASEEICRLQEQNAILRAVVTQMRKDMEGLSHLLPHPQAQPQGSPPTPAQLPETPATNSITTACTQRGTQMATGPPAQSTDVSSKVSPAAPDYTQALEQEVSRLKARCRHLERQLEGAVGPPSLAPATDTPIEDLAPTLPDDTRPQNQRLQKGDLSLEKGANISDLMRPEVREANIMEQQQQQQQQQASGLMSGGLFGNVQGAKSNPAVLRTRLKEAVFFIARLSREKQQLIEMGNRLRAQIITADLKGSGPNLQRSMEPERDPSTQTPEDQHDRLSALEQLQYRLTTQELQYALRQRARTFAKQLFSGTNSLGPANPRSQEHKPTDRPENKENTPPPTGALDMGPQPHSGLSSEESLGSLKELWDILDHGLSPSIFSEGDGELSRRDGADDVGVRMMVHGVSTPIHSQHSAKAQQRRNTSTTPSNTTRSTLPGAPGRIRKIRNYNVKD from the exons ACAACAG GCAGGAGGAGCTGAACCAGCTCCGTACACAGGTCACCCAGCTAGAGgagcagagagccagagagTCTGAGGAGAGGCAGAAGGAGCTCCATAAAAGTCGGCACAATGCTGCTCAGCTGGACAAGCTCAAGTG CTCCATGGCTGATGAAACAGAAGCATATGAGAGGATAAAATGGGATTTGCAGTGCAGGATACAAGAGTTGGAAGGAGAGCTGACCCTTCAGAGACAg GAGATGACCGCAGCTTTTGACGCTGAGCTCAGACAGCAGGAACACAATTTCAACTTGAAAATGGACGAGATGCGTGCTGTGGTGCTCTCTCGTGATCTCAAG gtgaagctgctgtctAAAGAGACAGATGTTCACTGTCAGGCTCAGCTCCAGGCCACGGAGGCCCTCAAAGCATCGAAGGAGTTCTGTCAGCAAATACTAACCCAGCTGCAACATACAGACCAGGAGACCAAAGACCTGTCTGCTGTCAAGGACTACAG GATAAAGGAACTTGAGCATGAGCTGGAATGGATGGAGACCaaactgaaggaggaggaggacgccCACTTTAAGAA ATATGAGGATGTGGTCCAGGCTCTGAGGAGGGGTGATATGCAGCTGGAAGCTCAGTGTCAGGCCCAtacagagcagctgcagagggcTGAGAAACACATCGTCAAATTACAGGAGAATATGGAAGCTCTTGCTGCACAGGCACACCACGTGCAGGGAGCACAGCAGAAGGCCATGCAACATAAAGACGAGACAATCCAGAG gCTTTGCACAGAGGTCGAAACCACCCGGACTGGCTGGGACAAGTACATGAGTCAGGCCTCCAGTGAGATGGTTCTTAAGGATAGAGAGATGATCGCCCTTCAGGAGAGAGAAACCAAACTAAGGAATGAGCGGGacaggagcagggaggagatggaggg gtaCAAGCAGCAACTGAGTGCTggtttgaagagagagagggccttGGAACAGATGAGAGTCCAGGTGGAACTGGAGTGGCAGAGACGCTGTGAGGACGTGAAGGCTGAATACTACCTTGCTAATGAGCAGCTGATACAAGACCTGACCCAGGCTAGAGACCAG GCTAGAgcagagctgaaggagaaagaaagagagctgCAAGACTTGACTGTCTTACTACGTTCTGTTACCGTGGAGAGAGACCGGGCAGTACAG GGTCTCACACCAAAGGTAGATCCTCTGGCATCAGAAGAGATCTGTCGTCTGCAGGAGCAGAATGCCATCCTGCGGGCCGTGGTTACCCAGATGAGGAAGGACATGGAGGGTCTCAgccacctcctcccccacccccaggCTCAGCCACAGGGCTCCCCTCCTACACCAGCTCAGCTTCCAGAAACCCCTGCGACCAACTCCATCACTACAGCTTGCACTCAGCGTGGCACTCAGATGGCCACTGGACCTCCAGCCCAGTCCACTGACGTCTCCTCCAAAGTCAGCCCAGCAG CCCCAGACTACACTCAGGCTCTGGAACAGGAGGTGTCCCGACTAAAGGCCCGATGCAGGCACCTGGAGAGGCAGCTAGAGGGAGCTGTAGGACCGCCCAGCCTGGCCCCAGCCACAGACACACCTATAGAGGACCTGGCACCCACACTTCCAGATGACACACGCCCACAGAACCAGAGACTTCAGAAAG GTGACCTGAGTCTGGAGAAAGGCGCTAACATTTCTGATCTGATGAGGCCGGAGGTCAGAGAGGCCAACATCATGGAACAG cagcagcagcagcagcagcagcaagcctCAGGTCTGATGTCTGGTGGCTTATTTGGAAATGTCCAGGGTGCTAAAAGCAACCCTGCTGTCCTGCGTACCAGGCTGAAGGAAGCAGTGTTCTTTATCGCCCGTCTGAGCcgagagaaacagcagctgatagAGATGGGCAACCGCCTCCGTGCACAGATCATCACTGCTGACCTAAAGG GGAGTGGACCTAATCTCCAGCGCAGTATGGAGCCAGAGAGGGACCcctccacacaaacaccagaAGACCAACATGACAGGCTGTCTGCTCTGGAACAGCTCCAGTATCGGCTCACCACACAG GAGCTGCAGTATGCTCTAAGGCAGAGGGCTCGCACTTTTGCGAAACAGCTCTTCTCTGGAACCAACTCCCTCGGTCCTGCCAACCCTCGGTCCCAGGAGCACAAACCCACAGACAGGCCCGAG AACAAAGAGAACACTCCTCCTCCCACAGGCGCTCTGGACATGGGGCCACAGCCACATTCAGGTCTGTCATCAGAGGAGTCGCTGGGCTCACTGAAGGAGCTGTGGGACATACTGGACCATGGACTTAGTCCATCAATATTTTCAGAAG GTGACGGTGAGCTGAGCAGGAGGGACGGGGCTGATGATGTTGGAGTTCGGATGATGGTGCATGGTGTCAGCACCCCCATCCATAGCCAGCACTCAGCCAAGGcccagcagaggaggaacaCGTCTACTACACCGTCAAACACTACCCGGTCCACCCTACCTGGAGCCCCTGGCAGGATCCGCAAGATCAGAAACTACAACGTTAAAGACTGA